From Arachis stenosperma cultivar V10309 chromosome 2, arast.V10309.gnm1.PFL2, whole genome shotgun sequence, one genomic window encodes:
- the LOC130960368 gene encoding uncharacterized protein LOC130960368 — MAESTANTQSSSSNNNNHGTEEQDDDYMGDLSRFLPSEPLPKSSSKKISGKKDPPISSSKSKLKTLSWQERRKLERERKQKEEDEQTLAKVEAPIPQSNIGFKLLKQMGYTPGAALGKEGLGRAEPVGIEIRRSRAGIGLDDPHKEKRKKEEIIAERKRRKEEDLMQDFGLRQKSRWQSKRVVANFHKAKVALDQLENREIIEPEKNEDDEEEEDEEEEEITEEDLQEVLMKLRDDHNYCLFCGCKYESKDALLTNCPGTNEDDH, encoded by the exons ATGGCTGAATCAACGGCGAACACGCAgagcagcagcagcaacaacaacaaccacgGGACCGAAGAACAGGACGATGACTACATGGGTGACCTCTCACGCTTCCTTCCATCTGAGCCTCTTCCAAAATCTTCATCCAAGAAG ATCTCTGGCAAGAAAGACCCTCCGATCAGCTCTTCCAAGAGTAAGTTAAAAACACTCAGCTGGCAAGAACGGCGAAAActtgaaagagaaagaaagcaGAAAGAAGAGGATGAGCAAACATTGGCAAAAGTGGAAGCTCCAataccacaatccaacattGGGTTTAAGCTGCTCAAACAAATGGGTTATACGCCCGGTGCTGCCCTTGGCAAAGAGGGTTTGGGTAGGGCTGAGCCAGTGGGGATTGAGATTCGACGATCGCGAGCTGGTATTGGCTTAGATGATCCTCACAAGGAGAAGAGGAAAAAGGAGGAAATCATAGCTGAGAGAAAAAGGAGGAAAGAGGAGGATCTAATGCAAGACTTTGGGTTGAGACAGAAGTCGCGATGGCAGAGTAAGAGAGTTGTAGCCAATTTCCATAAGGCAAAGGTTGCCCTTGATCAATTAGAGAATAGAGAAATCATTGAACCGGAAAAGAATGAGGAtgatgaagaagaggaagatgaggaagaggaagaaataACGGAAGAG GATTTGCAAGAAGTTTTGATGAAACTGAGGGATGACCACAATTATTGCCTCTTTTGTGGATGCAAG TATGAATCAAAGGATGCTCTCTTGACCAACTGCCCTGGAACCAATGAAGATGATCACTAA
- the LOC130963096 gene encoding uncharacterized protein LOC130963096, producing MASTKLPSGASKKFKPIDEELIQDFLRNKISGRPLPNYGTILEGEFLRMVRTIGLDSWEGEDIGKEIMANKTNQRIGTRKQYRFEKSGTSHDGGWILHQYTIDSSLLPNPSNMNNYVLCRFRKNNIKPRQKRRKPVAPETVATVIPNANDYAEIVEFVNQSENGDEKMEIQNESAEFVNQLENGDESMEIQNKSANPSNNNGNKKIDEIQKELTNQLENNKDEIKVEALATTIGIEAKCDEMEDGDDDGDGDDDEDHNDMTWPEFFAMQLIEVNKD from the exons ATGGCTTCAACAAAGTTGCCTTCAGGTGCAAGCAAGAAGTTCAAACCTATAGATGAAGAACTCATTCAAGATTTTCTCCGTAACAAAATCAGTGGGAGGCCTCTACCAAACTATGGAAccattcttgaaggtgaatt CTTGCGGATGGTTCGCACCATCGGGTTGGATTCTTGGGAAGGTGAAGACATCGGAAAAGAGATTATGGCCAATAAAACTAACCAGCGCATTGGAACGAGGAAACAATATCGCTTTGAGAAGAGTGGTACTAGCCACGATGGTGGATGGATCTTGCATCAATATACCATTGATTCTTCTTTGTTACCGAATCCATCCAAT ATGAATAATTATGTTTTATGCAGATTTAGAAAGAATAACATTAAACCTCGTCAAAAGAGAAGGAAACCTGTGGCTCCTGAAACTGTGGCTACTGTAATACCG AACGCCAATGATTATGCTGAGATAGTAGAATTTGTTAATCAATCAGAGAATGGAGATGAAAAGATGGAGATTCAAAATGAATCAGCAGAATTTGTTAATCAATTAGAAAATGGAGATGAAAGTATGGAGATTCAAAATAAATCAGCAAACCCATCAAACAATAATGGAAATAAAAAGATTGATGAGATTCAGAAAGAACTAACAAATCAATTAGAGAATAATAAGGATGAAATAAAAGTTGAGGCTTTGGCTACTACTATTGGAATTGAGGCAAAGTGTGACGAAAtggaagatggtgatgatgatggtgatggtgatgatgatgaagatcaCAATGATATGACATGGCCAGAGTTTTTTGCAATGCAATTGATAGAAGTTAACAAAGATTGA